The stretch of DNA ATTCCAAGCTGGAAATTCAGCATGGCGAGCCGTGGTACACCTTTTCGGTTATGTCGGACTCGGTAGAATACGACCGCGCGCCGTGCTATTTGGGCTACACCAATGAGCGCACCCACCAAATAATCAGGCAAAACATACACCTCGCGCCGATGTATAGCGGGCTGATAGAGGGCATAGGCGCTAGATATTGCCCTGCAATTGAAGACAAGGTAATGCGCTTTGCGGACAAGGAACGCCACCAATTTTTCTTGGAGCCCGAAGGACTGAACACCGTGGAGGTTTATCTCCAGGGGCTGAGCACCTCTTTGCCCTTGGATATCCAAGAAAAAATAATAAGGAGCATTGAGGGCTTGGAAAACGCCCAAATTATGAGGGACGCCTACGCCATAGAATACGAATGCATAGACCCGCTTACCCTAAAGCCTTCGCTGGAAAGCAAATTTATTGACGGGTTGTATTTTGCCGGCCAGATAAACGGCACAAGCGGCTACGAAGAAGCGGCCGCCCAAGGCCTGATGGCGGGCATCAACGCTTCGTTAAAGTTAAGGGGCAAAGACCCTTTGGTGCTAAGGCGCGACCAAGCCTATATAGGCGTTTTGATAGACGACCTTACCACAAAGGGCACCAACGAGCCTTACAGGATGATGACTTCGCGCGCGGAGTTTAGGCTGCATCTTCGCCAAGACAACGCGGACCTAAGGCTTACCCAAATAGGCTACGATGTCGGGCTAGCCGCTAAGGAAAGGTACCAAAAATATTTGGACAAGCTAAACCAAATCCAAAAACTCAATTCTTTGCTTGATAAAACTTTCAGCCCTAAAATTATAAACCCGTTATTAAAAAAACCGTTAAAATCGGGCGTTACTTTGAAAGAATTGTTTAAGCGGGACGATTTGCCCTTGCATCAAATCGCGCAACTTAACGAACTTAAAGATTTTAGTTACGATGTTATATATCAAGTTTCTTTGGACGCGCGCTACGAGGGCTACATCGCGCGGATGAAAAGAAGCATAGAAGAAGCCAAAAAGCTGGAAGAGTTTAAGCTGCCCGAGGACCTGGACTATAACAAGCTAAAAGGGCTTAGAATAGAAGCAAGGCAAAAGTTGCAAAAAATACGGCCTCTGACCTTGGGTCAAGCCTCAAGGATAAGCGGCGTCAATCCGGCCGATATCAATGTCTTGCTGCTTTATATAAAGACCAAAAAATGAATTTGGATGTTTTAAAACAAAAAATCAATCAAGACGGGCGTTTTGAGGTTTTTTATAACGAGCTTATAAAGCGCAACCAAAAAGTCAACCTTACCGCCATTACCGAAAAAAAAGATGTCTATCTCAAGCACTTTTTGGACAGCGCGGCGGCTTGCGATTTTTTAGCGCCCCAATCTTATGTTTTGGACATAGGCTGCGGCGCGGGCTTTCCGTCCATTCCGCTAAAACTGTTAAGGCCCGATTTAAAATTTTTGCTGATTGACTCGTCCAACAAAAAAATTAACTTTGTTAACCATATTATAAAATCCTTGGGCTTGTCGGACATCCGCGCGACCCATTGCCGCGTAGAAGACTTAAAAACCAAAGATTTTGACTATGCGCTCGCGCGCGCCGTCGCCCCGCTCAACGTATTATGCGAATACGCTTTGCCCTATCTTATACTTGGCGGGCGCGCCATTTTTTATAAATCAGATATATCCCAAGAGTTGTCCGCGGCGCTTAACGCGATAGGTTTTTTGGGCGGCCAAATTGAAAATATCATAGAATTTCATTTGGAACAAGACATAAAAAGAAAGCTGGTCGTGATACAAAAAATCAAACCTTCCCCTGACGGATACCCCCGCCCGTTTAACAAACCGCGAAAAAATCCGCTTTAGATTTGCAAATTTTTGAATTTTTTGTCGTTTATGTTATTGTCCATTAATTATTGTATTTGTATCTAAAATATATTTATGCTATAATTAATTGATACGACAAGGAGATTTTTTTAAGCTATGGGAAAGATAATTGCCTATACCAACCAAAAAGGCGGAGTGGGCAAGACCACGACTTGCATCAATATGTCCGCCTATCTTACCGCTATGGGCAAAAAGGTTTTGGCGGTGGACTTGGACCCGCAGGGCAATACGACCAGCGGTTTGGGAATAGAAAAAAGCAAGCTGACAAAATCTATATACAACGCGCTAATGGGCGATTGCCCCATAGACGATGTCATCGCGCCCACGGGCGTGGACAACCTTGATATCATTCCTTCCAATATAGACCTGGCGGGCGCCGAAGTTGAAATGGTCAATATAGAACAAAGAGAAAAACTGCTTCAAGCCATTTTGAACAAACTCAAAAACACATACGATTATATCTGCGTAGATTGCCCGCCTTCGCTGGGGCTTCTCACTATCAACGCCCTCACCGCTTGCGATTCCGTAATAATCCCTATCCAAAGCGAATTCTTTGCCCTGGAAGGCTTAAGCCAATTAATGAACACGATAAAATTGGTCAAAAAACATCTCAATCCGACCATAGAGATTGACGGGGTTTTGCTTACCATGTTTGACGGCCGTTCCAATCTTGTCAACAGCGTGGCGGACGAAATCTATAAATATTTCGGCAGCAAAGTGTTTGAAGTAAAAATCCCCCGCAATGTAAGGCTGGGCGAAGCGCCAAGCTACGGCTTGCCCATTATGCAATACGACCCGAAATGCGCCGGCGCGTTGGCTTACCAAGCGTTTACCGAGGAATACCTAAAGCGCAATAACGACAATTTCATAAAAATAGAAGACCCTTCGGTTTTGAAAAAGAAGTATTGATAACCAAAGTAAAAAATTTTGCCAAACATTTGTTTGGCTTTTTTTTATTAATACCGAATTTCTATTCGCGAAATAAATAAAATCTAATAAAAAATTATTTCTAAGACAAAAACCGATAAAGAGATCTAAAGAGCAAAAGAGCAAGCTAAAGCAACCCAAATAATTTAGAAAGGGATTGTTTTATGAAAAGCGTCTACTGTTATACTCTTTTGTTTTTTTATTATGCCGTTATATCTTTTAGTTTTTTGACTTATTTTTCAATCAATAAATATGTCGCCTTGCGCGCGTCTAAGATTGGTGAAACCGACTGATATTTTTTCTCAATATTCCCATGCGTATATATACTCCATTGACGCGTATGAAGAAGAATGATACAAGCGTTTGCCCACTGCTTTATTTTATACTAAATATTTTTTTTTGATAAATTTTATAAAAGGGATTTAATCGTTTTTTGTTTCTTTTTTAACAAAAAAATTCTAAACCTTGAAATCAAAAGCTTAAATTTTACCGTCATAGCGGGCTAAGATTGCCTGTTAACCTTAGAGATAAAAATGGCAGACAATTTTATTTTCATACGAAAAGCGCCTTTAAAGGCTGGCAAAATAGGTTGACGAAGCGTATAGCGTTTTTTTAAGATGACAAAAGATATTTCGGCAGGCCGTCTAGTAACTCAACGGAGCATACGGCGGGGCATATAGAAATTAATTTGCTTAATGCGCCTGATGCGGCGGGCGTTAAAGGGAGTTTAGATCTTCTTAAACTTAACGAAAAATTAAAGGATAAATCCATTATTAAAAAAACGATTTTTAAAAAAATTTTATCCCGTCAAAAAAAACGCCGTTTTATTTAACAAACGGCGTTTATTTATTTTTTAATTTTAATGTCTTAACCTACCAATCCGCCCAGCAATCTTTCGGTATTAAAGAAATGGTTTATTATAAAGAACACAATCTTGCTTATTTCTTTGGCGATATAGGTGTTTTCAAAGGCAGCTTTTACGGGCGCCATAAACGAAAAATTAAGCAACAGCCCAAACACTACCAATAATATAGAAACAGCAATCGCGCCTTTGAAAAAACCTACAAACAGACCAAAAAACTTATCAATGTCGTTAATTGTTTTTTGACCTTTGATCTTATCAATAATTTTTTCAAGCGTCCTTATGATTATCCTCAAAATCAAGAATATAACCAAAGCCAAAACCACATAAAATATAGCTTGGGCGAAAAACTTTGACAACGCGAAATTAATCGTCATGCCGTGATAGGCTCCCCCCGACATTTTGTCAATCACACTCATAAGCATGGGCACGATAACGCTCCACAATCCGCCAATAGCCCCCTGAATTTCTTCTTGCGTAGCTCCAATAGTT from Clostridiales bacterium encodes:
- the mnmG gene encoding tRNA uridine-5-carboxymethylaminomethyl(34) synthesis enzyme MnmG, which translates into the protein MTQRPYNEYEQDYRFDVVVIGGGHAAAEAALACARTGHKTCMLILNLESIGLLACNPSIGGTSKGHLVREIDALGGQMGIEADKSLIQLRMLNQSKGAAVQSLRAQIDKNRYHTNMKSTLENTPNLRLRQAEAVELIVENKKIIGVKTLLGQIYYAKAVIVATGVYLKSHIIIGDIIQKQGPSGFARVEYLSDSINKIGHATRRFKTGTPPRVNGKTIDYSKLEIQHGEPWYTFSVMSDSVEYDRAPCYLGYTNERTHQIIRQNIHLAPMYSGLIEGIGARYCPAIEDKVMRFADKERHQFFLEPEGLNTVEVYLQGLSTSLPLDIQEKIIRSIEGLENAQIMRDAYAIEYECIDPLTLKPSLESKFIDGLYFAGQINGTSGYEEAAAQGLMAGINASLKLRGKDPLVLRRDQAYIGVLIDDLTTKGTNEPYRMMTSRAEFRLHLRQDNADLRLTQIGYDVGLAAKERYQKYLDKLNQIQKLNSLLDKTFSPKIINPLLKKPLKSGVTLKELFKRDDLPLHQIAQLNELKDFSYDVIYQVSLDARYEGYIARMKRSIEEAKKLEEFKLPEDLDYNKLKGLRIEARQKLQKIRPLTLGQASRISGVNPADINVLLLYIKTKK
- the rsmG gene encoding 16S rRNA (guanine(527)-N(7))-methyltransferase RsmG; the protein is MNLDVLKQKINQDGRFEVFYNELIKRNQKVNLTAITEKKDVYLKHFLDSAAACDFLAPQSYVLDIGCGAGFPSIPLKLLRPDLKFLLIDSSNKKINFVNHIIKSLGLSDIRATHCRVEDLKTKDFDYALARAVAPLNVLCEYALPYLILGGRAIFYKSDISQELSAALNAIGFLGGQIENIIEFHLEQDIKRKLVVIQKIKPSPDGYPRPFNKPRKNPL
- a CDS encoding ParA family protein; this encodes MGKIIAYTNQKGGVGKTTTCINMSAYLTAMGKKVLAVDLDPQGNTTSGLGIEKSKLTKSIYNALMGDCPIDDVIAPTGVDNLDIIPSNIDLAGAEVEMVNIEQREKLLQAILNKLKNTYDYICVDCPPSLGLLTINALTACDSVIIPIQSEFFALEGLSQLMNTIKLVKKHLNPTIEIDGVLLTMFDGRSNLVNSVADEIYKYFGSKVFEVKIPRNVRLGEAPSYGLPIMQYDPKCAGALAYQAFTEEYLKRNNDNFIKIEDPSVLKKKY